The following proteins are co-located in the Pseudomonas cavernae genome:
- the radA gene encoding DNA repair protein RadA, with product MAKAKRIYGCTECGATFPKWAGQCAECGAWNTLVESIEPAGESANGRLGWAGQQAQIKTLAQVSVEEMPRFSTASAELDRVLGGGLVDGSVVLIGGDPGIGKSTILLQTLCNIATRLPALYVTGEESQQQVAMRARRLGLPEDQLKVMTETCIEAIIATARVEQPKVMVIDSIQTIFTEQLQSAPGGVAQVRESAALLVRYAKQSGTAIFLVGHVTKEGALAGPRVLEHMVDTVLYFEGESDGRLRLLRAVKNRFGAINELGVFGMTDRGLKEVSNPSAIFLTRAQAEVPGSVVMATWEGTRPMLVEVQALVDTSHLANPRRVTLGLDQNRLAMLLAVLHRHGGIPTHDQDVFLNVVGGVKVLETASDLALMAAVMSSLRNRPLPHDLLVFGEVGLSGEVRPVPSGQERLKEAAKHGFKRAIVPKGNAPKESPSGLQVIAVTRLEQALDALFE from the coding sequence ATGGCCAAGGCCAAGCGCATCTATGGCTGCACGGAGTGCGGCGCGACGTTCCCCAAGTGGGCTGGACAATGCGCAGAATGCGGGGCCTGGAACACCCTGGTGGAGAGTATCGAGCCCGCTGGCGAGAGCGCCAATGGCCGGCTCGGCTGGGCTGGGCAACAGGCGCAGATCAAGACCCTGGCGCAAGTCAGCGTCGAGGAGATGCCACGCTTCTCCACCGCCTCGGCGGAGCTCGACCGGGTGCTCGGTGGCGGCCTGGTGGATGGCTCGGTGGTGCTGATCGGCGGCGATCCGGGCATCGGCAAGTCGACCATCCTCCTGCAGACCCTGTGCAACATCGCCACGCGCCTGCCGGCGCTGTACGTCACCGGTGAGGAATCGCAGCAGCAGGTGGCCATGCGCGCCCGCCGCCTGGGCCTACCGGAAGACCAACTGAAGGTGATGACCGAGACCTGCATCGAGGCCATCATCGCCACCGCCCGCGTCGAACAGCCCAAGGTCATGGTAATCGACTCGATCCAGACCATCTTCACCGAGCAACTGCAGTCCGCCCCCGGCGGCGTCGCCCAGGTGCGCGAGAGCGCGGCGCTGCTGGTGCGTTACGCCAAGCAGAGCGGTACGGCGATCTTCCTGGTCGGCCACGTCACCAAGGAAGGCGCACTGGCCGGCCCGCGCGTGCTCGAACACATGGTCGACACCGTGCTGTATTTCGAGGGCGAATCGGACGGCCGTTTGCGCCTGCTGCGCGCGGTGAAGAATCGCTTCGGCGCGATCAATGAACTCGGCGTGTTCGGCATGACCGACCGTGGCCTGAAAGAAGTCTCCAACCCTTCGGCGATCTTCCTCACCCGCGCCCAGGCGGAAGTGCCCGGCAGCGTGGTGATGGCCACCTGGGAAGGCACCCGGCCGATGCTGGTGGAGGTGCAGGCACTGGTCGACACCAGCCACCTGGCCAACCCACGGCGCGTCACCCTCGGTCTCGACCAGAACCGCCTGGCCATGCTGCTGGCCGTGTTGCACCGGCACGGCGGCATCCCCACCCATGATCAGGACGTGTTCCTCAACGTGGTCGGCGGGGTCAAGGTGCTGGAAACCGCCTCGGACCTGGCCTTGATGGCGGCGGTGATGTCCAGCCTGCGCAATCGGCCGCTACCCCATGACCTGCTGGTGTTCGGCGAGGTCGGCCTGTCCGGCGAGGTGCGCCCGGTGCCGAGTGGTCAGGAGCGTCTGAAGGAGGCGGCCAAGCACGGCTTCAAACGCGCCATCGTGCCCAAGGGCAACGCGCCGAAGGAGTCCCCGAGCGGGCTGCAGGTGATTGCGGTGACGCGCCTGGAGCAGGCGCTGGATGCGCTGTTCGAATAA
- a CDS encoding DUF465 domain-containing protein encodes MPFKLRTFDPVVPRKAIARQQERLSRLQQQFEAVDKHIFRVENGIESLENLSLAALKLHRSGLREDIDRLLSSSRGRLQNQAEEKSAGMMRAFV; translated from the coding sequence ATGCCCTTCAAGCTGCGTACCTTCGATCCCGTTGTACCGCGCAAGGCCATCGCCCGGCAGCAGGAGCGGCTATCGCGCCTGCAACAGCAGTTCGAGGCGGTGGACAAGCATATCTTCCGCGTCGAGAACGGCATCGAATCGCTGGAAAATCTCAGCCTGGCGGCGCTCAAGCTGCATCGCAGTGGTCTGCGCGAGGACATCGACCGGCTGCTCAGCAGTTCGCGGGGCCGCCTTCAGAACCAAGCCGAGGAGAAAAGCGCTGGTATGATGCGCGCTTTCGTCTGA
- a CDS encoding YdcH family protein: MPLEHHPLTREFPQYQSQLRTLLQSNAQFSRLAQDYQTLDQQVYAAEDGRQPLDDLTLQGLKLQRVVLKDQIAKLLQQAG, translated from the coding sequence ATGCCGCTCGAACACCACCCGTTGACCCGCGAATTTCCTCAATATCAGAGCCAGCTCCGCACCTTGCTGCAGAGCAACGCGCAGTTTTCCCGTCTGGCCCAGGACTATCAGACCCTGGATCAGCAGGTGTATGCCGCCGAAGATGGCCGCCAGCCGCTCGATGACCTGACGTTACAGGGGTTGAAACTGCAGCGCGTGGTCTTGAAGGACCAGATCGCCAAGCTGTTGCAACAGGCGGGCTAA
- the mscL gene encoding large-conductance mechanosensitive channel protein MscL — translation MSVLSEFKAFAVKGNVVDMAVGIIIGAAFGKIVSSFVGDVVMPPIGLLIGGVDFSDLAITLKAAEGNIPAVVLSYGKFIQTVLDFLIVAFAIFMGVKVINKLKRAEEAAPAAPTKDQELLSEIRDLLKAQQNK, via the coding sequence ATGAGCGTACTCAGCGAATTCAAAGCCTTCGCGGTCAAAGGCAATGTCGTCGACATGGCGGTGGGGATCATCATCGGCGCGGCGTTCGGCAAGATCGTCTCGTCCTTTGTCGGCGACGTCGTCATGCCGCCGATCGGCCTGCTGATAGGCGGCGTCGACTTCTCCGACCTGGCCATCACCCTCAAGGCGGCCGAGGGCAACATCCCCGCGGTGGTGCTGAGCTACGGCAAATTCATCCAGACGGTGCTGGACTTCCTGATCGTCGCCTTCGCGATCTTCATGGGCGTCAAGGTGATCAACAAGCTCAAGCGTGCCGAGGAAGCCGCGCCGGCGGCACCGACCAAGGATCAGGAACTGCTGAGCGAGATCCGCGACCTGCTCAAGGCGCAGCAAAACAAGTAG